In Caproicibacterium amylolyticum, a genomic segment contains:
- a CDS encoding ATP-binding protein: MMNTISILLLYLFEAVIIWNYFNCIFKYKRKAGAILASFAAGYGILFAAYFVGSPFVNVLAFTVVNLLLAIFNYACKAWSAVFHSAILSLFMFLSEIIVIFLSDFWSASSSPNNAAYSFFLNASLSKLVFLILCQLAAHIAMRENQSMQFPLKSLGLFSLPISTFILLNAIYHISQEIELPAKYDLVLCAASILLLFANIVVFIIYENLIKNNQKMTELQLARQKETIDHAYYKILQEQYENSRMLVHDIKNHLSAIDTLAAGDHPERVHEYVSSIYDHYQLSSRLPFSGNNMMDVICNQKQTQCAQEGISISFHNEGIQLNFMNDVDLCALLTNLLDNAIESCRISANKYIAVSFHSKNKVFVVISIQNSCDCKPKIVNHKLVTRKPNKLAHGIGMLSIEKSIKKYHGTMDYYYDEEQRIFHTNVAFPISCQEKEAG; the protein is encoded by the coding sequence ATGATGAACACAATCTCAATACTGCTGCTTTATTTATTTGAAGCAGTGATTATTTGGAATTATTTTAACTGTATATTTAAGTATAAGCGCAAGGCCGGTGCAATACTGGCAAGCTTTGCCGCCGGATACGGAATTTTGTTTGCTGCTTATTTTGTTGGAAGTCCGTTTGTCAACGTGCTGGCCTTTACAGTAGTTAATCTTTTGCTGGCAATCTTTAATTACGCATGTAAGGCTTGGTCGGCGGTTTTTCACAGTGCCATTTTGTCGCTGTTCATGTTTCTCAGTGAAATTATCGTAATTTTCCTTTCGGATTTTTGGTCTGCTTCCAGCAGTCCCAACAATGCAGCTTACAGTTTCTTTTTAAATGCTTCCCTGAGCAAATTGGTTTTTCTGATTTTGTGCCAGCTGGCAGCACATATTGCCATGCGCGAAAATCAGAGTATGCAGTTTCCGCTGAAATCGCTTGGGCTGTTTTCACTGCCGATTTCTACATTTATTTTGCTGAATGCAATTTATCATATTTCGCAGGAAATAGAGCTGCCGGCAAAATATGACCTCGTCCTGTGTGCTGCTTCGATTTTACTGCTGTTTGCCAATATCGTTGTTTTCATTATTTATGAGAATTTGATTAAAAATAATCAGAAAATGACGGAACTGCAGTTGGCAAGACAAAAGGAAACGATTGATCACGCATACTATAAAATCCTGCAGGAGCAGTACGAAAACTCCAGAATGCTGGTGCATGATATAAAAAATCATCTTAGCGCGATCGATACACTGGCAGCTGGGGACCACCCTGAAAGGGTGCATGAATATGTTTCTTCTATTTATGACCATTATCAGCTTTCCAGCAGGCTGCCTTTTTCCGGCAATAACATGATGGATGTTATCTGCAATCAAAAGCAGACGCAGTGTGCGCAGGAGGGAATTTCAATTTCATTTCACAATGAAGGCATTCAACTCAACTTTATGAATGATGTGGATTTGTGTGCACTGCTGACCAATTTATTGGACAATGCAATTGAGTCCTGCCGGATTTCGGCAAACAAATACATAGCTGTTTCCTTTCACTCAAAGAACAAAGTATTTGTTGTCATCAGTATACAAAACAGCTGTGACTGCAAACCAAAGATTGTAAATCATAAACTGGTTACCAGAAAGCCGAACAAATTGGCACACGGTATTGGAATGCTCAGTATTGAAAAATCCATCAAAAAATATCATGGAACCATGGACTATTATTACGATGAGGAACAAAGAATTTTTCATACAAACGTTGCTTTCCCGATTTCCTGCCAGGAAAAAGAAGCTGGCTAA
- a CDS encoding LytR/AlgR family response regulator transcription factor has protein sequence METRLRIAICDDNPVLRMQLKEDVEAYFSRTKMQVEIDLFESGEALTEKPQIYHMAFLDVEMKKINGITAGYWLKDQNPDIYIFIITAYEKYLDDAFDLNVFRYLQKPVDKERLYHGLSAALARNRRLTCMLDGKMEALFVKDIVCVYSERGKTMLVTQSKTYSTIYPLAFWKDNLYELFFAQPHSSYIVNCNYVSLFEKGAVTLQYGDKQTIKIYISQRKYYHFKHDLFQWMECGK, from the coding sequence ATGGAAACAAGGCTGAGAATTGCAATTTGCGATGACAACCCGGTTCTGCGTATGCAGCTGAAGGAGGATGTTGAGGCTTATTTTAGCCGGACAAAAATGCAGGTGGAAATTGATCTGTTTGAGTCTGGTGAAGCTCTTACAGAAAAACCACAGATTTATCACATGGCGTTTTTAGATGTAGAAATGAAAAAAATCAACGGTATCACGGCAGGGTATTGGCTGAAGGACCAAAATCCAGATATCTACATCTTTATTATTACCGCCTACGAAAAGTATTTGGATGATGCATTTGACTTGAACGTGTTTCGCTATCTACAGAAGCCGGTGGACAAAGAACGGCTGTACCATGGGCTGAGTGCAGCACTGGCGCGTAACCGACGACTGACATGTATGCTGGACGGAAAGATGGAAGCACTTTTTGTCAAGGATATTGTATGTGTTTACTCAGAGCGCGGCAAAACAATGTTGGTCACACAGAGTAAAACATACTCTACCATTTATCCGCTTGCTTTTTGGAAGGATAATCTGTATGAACTTTTTTTTGCACAGCCGCACAGCAGTTACATTGTGAACTGCAATTACGTGTCGCTGTTTGAAAAGGGAGCAGTTACGCTGCAGTATGGAGACAAGCAGACAATAAAAATTTACATTTCGCAGCGGAAATACTATCATTTTAAACATGATCTTTTTCAGTGGATGGAGTGCGGTAAATAA